TCTATAAAAAACAGCAGTCTAAAAAATCAATTAACAATCCTAAATAAAAAATGGACGTCTCCTTACCGGAGCGTCCATTTTTTTAACGTTTACTGACACCCTCACTCGCCTCTACATAGAACCGCCATGGATAGGCTGTCGCTTCTCCTGCATTCGGGATACCGATGCGAGTCGTCTGGACGATTGCATCGACCGGGTCAGCAACGAGTCGAAAACGGGCTTGATAAAGATCTTGACCTGAATCAGCTGTCGTTAGACCGAACCCTTGGCACAGTTTCGCTGGTCCATTGACGAGATTGCGTCGTTGCACCGCTGTCAACTCTGCGTAGGAACAACCAAAACGACGTTCAGCGACCCGATCATGACCCTTGATGATTTCGGCACCTCGTAACAACAGTCCGTATCCTTCCCCTTCGTGACCACAAACGATGTTCATGCAATGATGCATACCATATGTGAAATAAACATAGAGATGTCCCGGTGGACCGAACATTGGTGCCGTCCGTTTCGTAGGTTTCCCGGAAAACGAATGAGCGGCTTGATCGTGAGGACCAAGATAGGCTTCGACTTCGACGATCCGCATCGTCACCTCATCGACGGTGATCTGTGTTCCTAAGAAATCTGGACCGACTTCAACCGGTGAGCGCTCAAAAAACTGTCGTTCCATTCGTTCGTCCTCCTTCATGAAACAAGCGAACCTCCCTCTACCGGAAGATTCGCTTGTCGTGTCTTAAGATTGTTTAACTGCTGTTCGAATCGAGAGATCATTTAATTGCGCATCCGAGACTGGGCTTGGTGCTGCCGTCAACAGATCACTTGCTGATGCTGTTTTCGGGAAGGCAATCGTATCACGCAAGTTCGAACGTCCTGCAAGTAACATGACGAGACGGTCTAGACCGAGTGCGATACCCGCATGTGGTGGTGTTCCGTATTCGAATGCTTCCATCAAGAAGCCGAATTGCTCGTTTGCTTCTTCTTCTGTGAAGCCAAGCAATTTGAACATCCGCTCTTGGATATCCCGTTCATAGATCCGTTGTGATCCACCGCCGAGCTCGTATCCGTTCAAGACGAGGTCATACGCGACTGCGAGGACTTTTCCAGGATCCGTCTCGAGCAATTCGAGATCTTCACGACGTGGCATCGTGAACGGGTGGTGGTTCGCGTAGAAACGACCATCTTCTTCTTCGTACGTGACGAGTGGGAAGTCTGTCACCCAAAGGAAATTGAAGACTGACTCATCGATCAAGTCGAGTTCCTTCGCTAACTTCTGACGGAGCGCACCTAAGCTGTCTGCTACGATCGATGCTTTTGCTGCGACGAACAATAACAAGTCGCCTGCTTCTGCATCTGTCGCCGCTGTCAAGCGAGCGGTTGCTTCTTCGTCGAAGAACTTCGCAATCGGACCGTTCAATCCTTCCGCTGTCACTTTGACCCAAGCGAGACCTTTTGCACCGTAGATCGCCGTGAATTCTTGTAACTTATCGATGTCTTTACGCGAGAAGCGCTCAGCTGCACCTTTGACGTTCAAGGCTTTGACTTCGCCACCTGCTTCTAATGCCATATCGAATACTTTGAATCCTGCCCCTTTGACGGCTTCTGCGACATCAATCAATTCGAGACCGAAGCGCGTATCCGGTTTATCCGAGCCATACCGGCTCATCGCTTCTGCATACGGCATCCGTGGGAATGGTGTCACGATATCTTTGCCAAGCGTTTCTTTCATGACACGCGTCATCATTGACTCCATCATCGCATACAAGTCTTCGATGTCCATGAAGCTCGTCTCGATGTCGACTTGCGTGAATTCAGGTTGACGGTCTGCCCGTAAGTCTTCGTCACGGAAACAACGCGCAATTTGGAAGTACCGCTCAAAACCAGATACCATCAGCAATTGTTTGAACAATTGTGGCGATTGTGGCAAGGCGTAGAACTCACCTGGGTGAACACGACTTGGTACGAGATAGTCACGTGCGCCTTCTGGTGTTGATTTCGTTAGGATTGGTGTCTCGACTTCTAGGAAGTCTTGCTCATCAAGGAAGTTCCGCATGATGTTCGATGCTTTCGAACGGAGACGGAATGTCTCTTGGAGCGATGGACGACGCAAGTCAAGATAACGGTATTTGAGACGTAAATCTTCTGACGTCTGCTCTGCTTCTTCACTGATTGGGAATGGTGTCATCTTCGCTGCGTTCAAGATGACGACTTCATCCGCGACGACTTCGACTTGTCCAGTCGGAATGTTCGGGTTCGGATTCTCACGAGCGATGACGTGCCCTTTGATATCGAGGACATACTCCGAACGAATTGATTCCGCAAGACGGTGTGCCTGCTCGTTTTCCGGTTGGAAGACGATTTGGACGATGCCGCTACGGTCGCGGAGATCTAGGAAGATCAATCCTCCTAAGTCACGTCGTTTTTGAACCCATCCTTTAAGTTGAACGTGTTGTCCGATGACTTCTTCCGTCACCTGACCGTTCATATGCGTGCGTCCGATCATTGTGCTTCCTCCTTTAATTTCGCGACGATCGTATCAGCGACTGCTGATAACGGGACGTCCGTCTGTTCCCCTGTAGCCATGTTCTTCAGCGCCGCTGCGCCACGCTCGACTTCTTCATCCCCGAGGATGACCGTGTAGCGTGCCTTCAAGCGATCTGCCGCTTTGAATTGTCCTTTGAACTTCCGACCAAGATAATCCCGATCCGCGACAAGTCCTTCGAGACGCATCAATTGTAAGAGACGTGTTGCTGTCTTTTCGACTTCGTCACTGCCTTGCGCGACGATGAAGACATCGATTTGATCATCGACTGCCGGTAAGACATTCTCATTCTCAAGCGCCATCAATAAACGTTCAATACCCATTCCGAATCCGATTCCCGGTGTTGCCGGTCCACCGATCTGTTCGACGAGACCGTTGTATCGTCCACCACCACATAATGTCGTGATCGCTCCGAAGCCTTCTGCTTCTGACATGATTTCGAACGCCGTGTGATTGTAATAATCGATTCCACGGACGAGCGTCGGATCAACGACATACTCGATGCCGAGTGCGTCTAAGTGAAGCAATACTTCGTCGAAGTAGGCTTTTGATGCCGGGTTCAAGTAATCAAGAATCGATGGTGCCGTCGCCATGCTCGGGTGATCGCGGTCGACCTTACAGTCGAGGACACGAAGTGGATTCGTTTCGAGACGATTCTGACAGTCCTGACATAACTCGTGAACGACTGGTTTGAAGTGAGCGACGAGTGCTGCCCGGTGTGCGGCGCGGCTTTCGTTATCCCCGAGTGTGTTGATGACGAGCTTGAGGTGCTTCAAGCCGAATGACCGGTAGATGCTCATCGCGAGACTGATGACTTCTGCATCGATCGCCGGTTGCTCGCTACCGAGTGCTTCGACTCCGTATTGGTGGAGCTGACGGAAACGACCTGCTTGCGGACGTTCATAACGGAACATCGGTCCGATGTAGAACAATTTCGTCGGTTGGTTCGGTGAACCAAACAGTTTGTTCGTTACGAATGAACGAACGACAGCAGCCGTTCCTTCTGGGCGTAACGTCAACTGGTCTTTTCCGCGTTTCTCAAGCATGAACATTTCTTTTTGAACGATATCCGTCGTCTCACCAACGCCACGTTTGAAGAGTTCTGTCTCCTCAAAAATCGGTGTCCGGATTTCCTTATAGTTGTAACGCTTACTGATGTCACGTAATTGTTGCTCGATGTACTGCCAGCGTTCGACTGTTCCTGGAAGGACATCAAACGTACCGCGTGGTAATTTCATCTCAAATTCCTCCTTTTTTGAATACAAAAAAGTCCTCGTCCGCAAAGGGACGAGAACTTGAAGATCCCGTGGTACCACCCTGGTTGTCAAATCACATTTGACCACTCGGTGCAGTTAACGCCTGCGTACGACCTTCCCTACTATCAGTTCAGGAAGATACCTCGGAAGGGTCTTTCATCGAGTTCGTCTGTTCGCCCTTCCAGCCAAGGGGCGACTCTCTAAGCAGACGAGGTCTTGATTACTCCTCTTCGTCTTCGGTCGTATGAATCATTTGGTTACGTCTAATATTGCCTCGTCTCTCGGTTCCTGTCAAGCGTTTGCTTCTTTTTCAAGAATCAATGTCACCGGTCCATCATTGACGAGCGCGATATCCATCATCGCGCCAAACTGACCAGTCTCGACCTTCAGTCCTTGCGCGCGAAGACGTTCATTGAACGCTTCATACAACGCGTTGGCAAGATCCGGTTTCGCTGCTTCCGTGAACGCTGGACGACGTCCTTTTTTGACATCACCATACAACGTGAACTGCGAGACGGACAGAATCTGACCGTCGACATCCTGCAACGAGCGGTTCATCCGTTCTTCCTCATCTTCGAACACACGGAGTCCTGCGATTTTATCAGCTAACCAGTTCACCTGATCGATCGTGTCTTCGTGCGTGACACCGACAAGCAAGAGAAAACCTTGCTTGATTTGACCGATGACCTCCTGATCGACTGTGACACTTGCTTCTTTGACTCGTTGTAATACGACTCGCATGACTCATCCGCTCCTTACGTCATCATGACGCGATGTACAGCATACACGTCAGAGATTTGTTTGATCCGATCGACGACTTTCTGTAAATGATTGACGTTGTTGATCGCGATCGTCATCGTGATTTTGGCTTGCTTACTGTCGTCGCCTTTCCCGCTGACGGCGACGATGTTCGTATTCGTCGCAGATACCGACTGCAGGACATCGTTCAGTAATCCAGCCCGGTCGAATCCTGAAATTTCGATTTCGACGTTGTAACTCTTAACGGCTTTACCTTCGTGTTCCCACTCGACTTCGAGCAAGCGCTCTGGATTTTGTTCGTGAATGACGTTCAAACAATCCGTCCGGTGAATCGAGACACCCCGTCCACGTGTGATATACCCGACGATATCGTCCCCTGGTACCGGATTACAACAGCGGCTCATGCGAACGAGCATGTTGTCGATGCCTTTGACACGAACACCTTCTGGATTTTCTTTCTTCGGACGATCGAACGTCTTCATCTCGCTGATGGCTTCGTTCAGTTCAAGATTTTTGGACTCTTTGTCTTTGCGTAACTTTTCCGTCAATTTGTGCGCGACTTGGGCAGCGGTCAGACCATGATAGCCAACGGCAGCATACATATCTTCTTCTTGCGCGAAGTTGAACTTCCGCGTCACGTCTTCGAGCGTCTTCTCATTGATGACTTCCTTCGGCTCAAAACCAAGCTTCTTCACTTCCGCTTCGATCAGTTCCCGTCCTTTGGAGACGTTCTCTTCCCGTTGCTGACGTTTGAACCATTGACGGATCTTGTTCTTCGCCTGACTCGACACACAAATCTTGAGCCAGTCCTTACTTGGACCATAACTGTGTTTTGATGTGACGATTTCAATGATGTCACCTGTCTTCAGCTTATAATCAATCGGTACCATCCGTCCGTTGACTTTCGCTCCGATCGTTCGGTGACCGATCTCTGTATGAATCCGGTAGGCATAATCAATCGGAACAGACCCTTTCGGGAGTTCAATGACGTCACCCTTTGGTGTAAAGACGTACAACATGTCACTAAAGAAGTCGACTTTGACCGATTCCATGAATTCTTCAGCATCCGCTGTATCCTTCTGCAATTCAAGAATTTCACGGAAATGAGCAATCTTATCCTCAAAGCCTGATTTCGCTTCCTGTTCCTTACCTTCTTTATACGCCCAGTGAGCGGCAATCCCGTACTCGGCAATAAAATGCATGTCCCGTGTCCGAATTTGGACCTCGAGCGGCTCGCCTTTCGGTCCGATGACCGTCGTATGCAGCGATTGATACATGTTCGGCTTCGGCATCGCGATATAATCCTTGAAACGTCCCGGCATCGGTTTATATTGCGTATGAATGATTCCGAGAACGGCGTAACAATCCTTGATTGAATCGACGATGATACGCACAGCCATTAAGTCATAAATTTCACTGAACTCTTTTTTCGAATTTTGCATCTTGTTATAAATGGAATAAATATGCTTCGGACGTCCATCGACTTCCGCCGCGATCTGTACATCATCGAGTACTTCGTTGACCTCTTCGATGACCGAACTGACGAGCGCTTCGCGTTCCGTCCGTTTTTGCTTCATCATTGAGACAATCCGGTAGTACTGTTGTGGATTGATATAACGCAAACTGATGTCTTCAAGTTCCCACTTGATCGTCGAAATCCCGAGACGATGGGCAAGCGGCGCAAAGATTTCAAGCGTCTCTTCCGCCTTTTGCACCTGCTTTTCCTTGACCATATGTTGCAACGTCCGCATGTTGTGCAGACGGTCAGCCAGTTTGATCAAGATGACGCGAATATCTTCCGCCATGGCGATGAACATTTTCCGGTGGTTCTCAGCAAGCTCTTCACACTTTGATTTATATTTGATTTTCCCGAGTTTCGTGACGCCATCAACAAGCATCGCGACGTCAGGACCGAATCGTTCCGTTAATTCTTCGAGTGTAATGTCCGTATCTTCGACGACATCATGAAGAAGCGCAGCGACGATCGTCGTTGCATCCAAACCAATATCGACTAAGATACCGGCAACTTGTACCGGATGAATGATGTATGGTTCCCCTGAACGGCGGAATTGCCCATCATGTTCGTCTTTCGCGAATTGGTAAGCCCGTTCGATGTCTTTGACTTCAGCTTGCGTCATGTATTCCGCACATCGAGCGAGAAGGTCTTCTACATTTACGATTTGTTTGTTTGTCATCCCTTTTCCT
This region of Exiguobacterium acetylicum DSM 20416 genomic DNA includes:
- a CDS encoding RelA/SpoT family protein, which gives rise to MTNKQIVNVEDLLARCAEYMTQAEVKDIERAYQFAKDEHDGQFRRSGEPYIIHPVQVAGILVDIGLDATTIVAALLHDVVEDTDITLEELTERFGPDVAMLVDGVTKLGKIKYKSKCEELAENHRKMFIAMAEDIRVILIKLADRLHNMRTLQHMVKEKQVQKAEETLEIFAPLAHRLGISTIKWELEDISLRYINPQQYYRIVSMMKQKRTEREALVSSVIEEVNEVLDDVQIAAEVDGRPKHIYSIYNKMQNSKKEFSEIYDLMAVRIIVDSIKDCYAVLGIIHTQYKPMPGRFKDYIAMPKPNMYQSLHTTVIGPKGEPLEVQIRTRDMHFIAEYGIAAHWAYKEGKEQEAKSGFEDKIAHFREILELQKDTADAEEFMESVKVDFFSDMLYVFTPKGDVIELPKGSVPIDYAYRIHTEIGHRTIGAKVNGRMVPIDYKLKTGDIIEIVTSKHSYGPSKDWLKICVSSQAKNKIRQWFKRQQREENVSKGRELIEAEVKKLGFEPKEVINEKTLEDVTRKFNFAQEEDMYAAVGYHGLTAAQVAHKLTEKLRKDKESKNLELNEAISEMKTFDRPKKENPEGVRVKGIDNMLVRMSRCCNPVPGDDIVGYITRGRGVSIHRTDCLNVIHEQNPERLLEVEWEHEGKAVKSYNVEIEISGFDRAGLLNDVLQSVSATNTNIVAVSGKGDDSKQAKITMTIAINNVNHLQKVVDRIKQISDVYAVHRVMMT
- the aspS gene encoding aspartate--tRNA ligase, whose amino-acid sequence is MIGRTHMNGQVTEEVIGQHVQLKGWVQKRRDLGGLIFLDLRDRSGIVQIVFQPENEQAHRLAESIRSEYVLDIKGHVIARENPNPNIPTGQVEVVADEVVILNAAKMTPFPISEEAEQTSEDLRLKYRYLDLRRPSLQETFRLRSKASNIMRNFLDEQDFLEVETPILTKSTPEGARDYLVPSRVHPGEFYALPQSPQLFKQLLMVSGFERYFQIARCFRDEDLRADRQPEFTQVDIETSFMDIEDLYAMMESMMTRVMKETLGKDIVTPFPRMPYAEAMSRYGSDKPDTRFGLELIDVAEAVKGAGFKVFDMALEAGGEVKALNVKGAAERFSRKDIDKLQEFTAIYGAKGLAWVKVTAEGLNGPIAKFFDEEATARLTAATDAEAGDLLLFVAAKASIVADSLGALRQKLAKELDLIDESVFNFLWVTDFPLVTYEEEDGRFYANHHPFTMPRREDLELLETDPGKVLAVAYDLVLNGYELGGGSQRIYERDIQERMFKLLGFTEEEANEQFGFLMEAFEYGTPPHAGIALGLDRLVMLLAGRSNLRDTIAFPKTASASDLLTAAPSPVSDAQLNDLSIRTAVKQS
- the hisS gene encoding histidine--tRNA ligase, encoding MKLPRGTFDVLPGTVERWQYIEQQLRDISKRYNYKEIRTPIFEETELFKRGVGETTDIVQKEMFMLEKRGKDQLTLRPEGTAAVVRSFVTNKLFGSPNQPTKLFYIGPMFRYERPQAGRFRQLHQYGVEALGSEQPAIDAEVISLAMSIYRSFGLKHLKLVINTLGDNESRAAHRAALVAHFKPVVHELCQDCQNRLETNPLRVLDCKVDRDHPSMATAPSILDYLNPASKAYFDEVLLHLDALGIEYVVDPTLVRGIDYYNHTAFEIMSEAEGFGAITTLCGGGRYNGLVEQIGGPATPGIGFGMGIERLLMALENENVLPAVDDQIDVFIVAQGSDEVEKTATRLLQLMRLEGLVADRDYLGRKFKGQFKAADRLKARYTVILGDEEVERGAAALKNMATGEQTDVPLSAVADTIVAKLKEEAQ
- a CDS encoding DNA-3-methyladenine glycosylase; translation: MERQFFERSPVEVGPDFLGTQITVDEVTMRIVEVEAYLGPHDQAAHSFSGKPTKRTAPMFGPPGHLYVYFTYGMHHCMNIVCGHEGEGYGLLLRGAEIIKGHDRVAERRFGCSYAELTAVQRRNLVNGPAKLCQGFGLTTADSGQDLYQARFRLVADPVDAIVQTTRIGIPNAGEATAYPWRFYVEASEGVSKR
- the dtd gene encoding D-aminoacyl-tRNA deacylase: MRVVLQRVKEASVTVDQEVIGQIKQGFLLLVGVTHEDTIDQVNWLADKIAGLRVFEDEEERMNRSLQDVDGQILSVSQFTLYGDVKKGRRPAFTEAAKPDLANALYEAFNERLRAQGLKVETGQFGAMMDIALVNDGPVTLILEKEANA